One segment of Panicum virgatum strain AP13 chromosome 3K, P.virgatum_v5, whole genome shotgun sequence DNA contains the following:
- the LOC120697441 gene encoding cullin-1-like, which produces MAGQERRTIDLEEGWAFMQKGITKLKNILEGKPEPQFSSEDYMMLYTTIYNMCTQKPPHDYSQQLYDKYRESFEEYITSMVLPSLREKHDEFMLRELVQRWSNHKVMVRWLSRFFHYLDRYFISRRSLTPLKEVGLTCFRELIYQEIKGQVKDAVIALIDKEREGEQIDRALLKNVLDIFVEIGLGQMDCYENDFEDFLLKDTTEYYSVKAQSWILEDSCPDYMIKAEECLKREKERVGHYLHISSEQKLLEKVQNELLAQYATPLLEKEHSGCSALLRDDKVEDLSRMYRLFSKITRGLEPISNMFKTHVTNEGTALVKQAEDSASSKKPEKKDMVGMQEQVFVWKIIELHDKYVAYVTDCFQGHTLFHKALKEAFEVFCNKGVSGSSSAELLATFCDNILKKGCSEKLSDEAIEDALEKVVRLLAYISDKDLFAEFYRKKLARRLLFDKSANDEHERSILTKLKQQCGGQFTSKMEGMVTDLTVARDHQTKFEEFVAGHPELNPGIDLAVTVLTTGFWPSYKTFDINLPAEMVKCVEVFKEFYQTRTKHRKLTWIYSLGTCNINAKFDAKPIELIVTTYQAALLLLFNGADRLSYSEIVTQLNLSDDDVVRLLHSLSCAKYKILNKEPANRSISPNDVFEFNSKFTDRMRRIKIPLPPVDEKKKVVEDVDKDRRYAIDASIVRIMKSRKVMGHQQLVAECVEQLSRMFKPDFKAIKKRIEDLITRDYLERDKDNANMYKYLA; this is translated from the exons atgGCGGGGCAGGAGCGGAGGACGATCGATCTGGAGGAGGGATGGGCCTTCATGCAGAAGGGCATCACCAAGCTGAAGAACATCCTCGAGGGCAAGCCCGAGCCGCAGTTCAGCTCCGAGGACTACATGATGCTCTACAC GACGATATACAACATGTGCACGCAGAAGCCGCCGCACGACTATTCGCAGCAGCTCTACGACAAGTACCGCGAGTCCTTCGAGGAGTACATCACCTCCATG GTACTACCTTCGTTAAGGGAGAAGCATGATGAGTTTATGTTGAGGGAGCTAGTGCAAAGGTGGTCAAACCATAAAGTCATGGTTCGGTGGCTCTCACGCTTCTTTCATTACCTTGATCGGTACTTCATCTCAAGAAGGTCACTTACCCCACTTAAAGAAGTTGGGCTTACTTGCTTCCGAGAGTTG ATTTATCAAGAGATTAAAGGACAAGTAAAAGATGCAGTGATAGCTCTG ATAGACAAAGAGCGTGAAGGTGAACAGATTGACAGGGCTTTATTGAAGAATGTCTTGGACATATTTGTTGAAATTGGGCTGGGTCAAATGGATTGTTACGAGAATGACTTTGAAGACTTCTTGCTTAAGGATACTACAGAGTACTACTCTGTCAAGGCTCAAAGTTGGATCCTTGAGGACTCCTGTCCAGATTATATGATCAag GCTGAGGAGTGTTTGAAGCGGGAGAAGGAGCGAGTTGGTCACTATTTGCATATTAGCAGTGAACAGAAGTTATTGGAG AAAGTGCAAAATGAATTGCTTGCTCAATATGCAACTCCGCTGttggagaaagagcattctgGATGTTCTGCTTTGCTTCGTGATGATAAG GTTGAGGATCTTTCTAGGATGTACAGGCTCTTCTCCAAAATCACCCGTGGCCTGGAACCTATTTCTAATATGTTCAAAACG CATGTCACGAATGAGGGTACAGCCTTGGTCAAGCAAGCAGAAGATTCTGCTAGTAGTAAGAAG CCAGAGAAGAAGGATATGGTTGGCATGCAGGAACAG GTCTTTGTGTGGAAAATCATCGAGTTGCATGACAAATATGTGGCTTATGTGACAGATTGTTTCCAGGGCCATACACTCTTCCATAAG GCACTTAAAGAAGCCTTTGAGGTCTTCTGTAACAAGGGTGTCTCTGGTAGTTCGAGTGCTGAATTGCTGGCTACCTTCTGTGACAATATTCTGAAGAAAGGCTGCAGTGAAAAGCTCAGTGACGAAGCCATTGAAGACGCCCTTGAGAAG GTGGTGAGATTGCTGGCTTACATTAGTGATAAAGATCTCTTTGCTGAGTTCTATAG GAAGAAACTTGCAAGAAGATTGCTTTTTGACAAAAGTGCCAATGACGAACATGAGAGAAGCATCCTGACAAAGCTCAAGCAACAGTGTGGGGGCCAGTTTACTTCAAAAATGGAGGGCATGGTTACAGACCTCACCGTCGCCAGAGATCATCAAACTAAATTTGAAGAGTTTGTAGCTGGACATCCGGAGTTGAATcctgggatagacttggctgtTACTGTTTTGACAACAGGATTCTGGCCAAGCTACAAAACCTTTGATATAAATCTTCCTGCTGAGATG GTGAAATGTGTAGAGGTTTTCAAGGAGTTCTACCAAACAAGAACAAAGCACAGGAAACTTACCTGGATTTATTCCTTGGGCACCTGTAACATCAATGCCAAGTTTGATGCCAAGCCTATTGAACTAATTGTTACGACATATCAG GCTGCATTGCTACTGCTATTCAATGGAGCCGATAGGCTTAGTTATTCTGAGATTGTAACTCAACTAAACTTGTCAGATGATGATGTAGTGCGCTTGCTCCATTCACTCTCTTGTGCTAAATACAAGATTCTTAACAAAGAGCCAGCAAACAGATCCATCTCCCCCAACGATGTGTTTGAGTTCAATTCAAAATTCACCGACAGAATGAGAAGAATTAAG ATTCCCCTCCCCCCTGTCGATGAGAAGAAAAAAGTTGTCGAAGATGTTGACAAAGATAGGAGGTATGCAATTGATGCATCAATTGTGCGCATCATGAAGAGCCGTAAAGTTATGGGTCATCAGCAGCTAGTTGCGGAATGTGTTGAGCAGCTCAGCCGTATGTTCAAG CCGGACTTCAAAGCCATCAAGAAGAGGATTGAGGATCTCATCACAAGGGACTACTTGGAGCGCGACAAGGACAATGCGAACATGTACAAATACCTGGCTTGA
- the LOC120697442 gene encoding protein O-glucosyltransferase 1-like — translation MGGYVPAAEGGGRGRGARYPPLSALVVSAIAAFSAVIVLAVIHSAYDDALSRTRTLLGHNLEPTPWHPFPHDKGRPPARAALRCAPSIACLPPLSRPRPPKPGAANNASSSSVPPPRRQCPAYFAAIRRDLAPWRRAGGVTRALLEAARRRASMRVTITGGGRRLHVDLYYACVQSRALFTVWSLLQLMRRHPGRVPDVDLMFDCMDRPAVNRTEHGAGDPAAPPPPPLFRYCTTRDHFDIPFPDWSFWGWPETNIEPWSREFKSIKVGAKATKWVDRVPTAFWKGNPDVASPLRLALLGCNDTNLWRAEIMRQNWTDEANAGYQHSKLSTQCTHRYKIYAEGFAWSVSLKYILSCGSMALLIEPQYEDFFSRGLEPRVNHWPVSRGPGMCDSIRDAVDWGNANPAEAERVGRRGQRLMQDLRMAAIYDYMLHLLTEYAALMDFRPAPPPTAQEACEASVLCLADDKQRHFLEASAAEPAAEEPCVLPPE, via the exons ATGGGGGGCTacgtgccggcggcggagggcggcggccgggggcgagGCGCGCGGTACCCGCCGCTGTCCGCGCTCGTCGTCTCCGCCATCGCCGCCTTCTCCGCGGTCATCGTCCTCGCCGTCATccattcg GCGTACGACGACGCGCTGTCGCGGACCCGGACGCTGCTGGGGCACAACCTGGAGCCGACGCCGTGGCACCCGTTCCCGCACGACaagggccggccgccggcgcgcgcggcgctgcgGTGCGCGCCCTCCATCGCCTGCCTGCCGCCGCtctcgcggccgcggccgccgaagCCGGGCGCGGCCAACaacgcctcgtcgtcgtcggtgccgccgccgcggcggcagtgCCCGGCCTACTTCGCGGCCATCCGCCGGGACCTCGCgccgtggcggcgcgcgggcggcgtgaCGCGCGCGCTCctcgaggcggcgcggcggcgcgcgtccaTGCGCGTGACCAtcacgggcggcgggcggcggctgcacGTGGACCTCTACTACGCCTGCGTCCAGAGCCGCGCGCTCTTCACTGTGTGGAGCCTGCTGCAGCTGATGCGGCGGCACCCCGGGCGCGTGCCCGACGTGGACCTCATGTTCGACTGCATGGACCGGCCGGCCGTGAACCGCACCGagcacggcgccggcgaccccgccgcgccgccgccgccgccgctcttccGGTACTGCACCACCAGGGACCACTTCGACATCCCCTTCCCCGATTGGTCCTTCTGGGGCTG GCCGGAGACGAACATCGAGCCATGGAGCCGTGAGTTCAAGAGCATCAAGGTCGGCGCCAAGGCGACGAAATGGGTGGACCGGGTGCCGACGGCGTTCTGGAAGGGCAACCCGGACGTGGCGTCGCCGCTGCGGCTGGCGCTGCTGGGCTGCAACGACACCAACCTGTGGCGCGCCGAGATCATGCGCCAGAACTGGACCGACGAGGCCAACGCCGGGTACCAGCACTCCAAGCTCTCCACCCAGTGCACCCACAG GTACAAGATCTACGCGGAGGGGTTCGCGTGGTCGGTGAGCCTCAAGTACATCCTGTCGTGCGGGTCGATGGCGCTGCTGATCGAGCCGCAGTACGAGGACTTCTTCAGCCGGGGCCTGGAGCCGCGGGTGAACCACTGGCCGGTGAGCCGGGGCCCGGGCATGTGCGACTCCATCCGGGACGCCGTCGACTGGGGCAACGCCAACCCGGCGGAGGCCGAGCGCgtggggcggcgcggccagcgCCTGATGCAGGACCTGCGCATGGCCGCCATCTACGACTACATGCTGCACCTGCTCACCGAGTACGCCGCGCTCATGGACttccgcccggcgccgccgcccacggcgcAGGAGGCGTGCGAGGCCTCCGTGCTCTGCCTCGCCGACGACAAGCAGAGGCACTTCCTGGAGGCGTCCGCCGCGGAGCCAGCGGCCGAGGAGCCCTGCGTGCTGCCGCCGGAGTGA
- the LOC120697443 gene encoding probable serine/threonine-protein phosphatase 2A regulatory subunit B'' subunit TON2, which yields MSTASGDGADAGGDGASSAVTAPAGRRIPPASSMPWVRNLRRFVGTGAGLGSEALMELETKRILLEIFKERQRKSAEAGSIPSFYKKKPEEGSISSRVQRLAKYRFLKKQSELLLNADDLDAMWVCLRENCVIDDATGAEKMNYEDFCHIATVCTEQIGQKCKRFFSPSNFMKFEKDDSGRIAILPFYLYVMRTVSLTQARIDMSELDEDSDGFLQPHEMEAYIRGLIPNLAQLRDMPTQFVQMYCRIAARKFFFFCDPHRRGKACIKKVLLSNCLQELMELHQESEEEVTDTEQAENWFSLTSAQRICDMFLALDKDQNGTLSKQELKEYADGTLTEIFIERVFDEHVRRSKVGGGNSREMDFESFLDFVLALENKDTPEGLTYLFRCLDLNGRGFLTTADIHTLFRDVHQKWIEGGNYELCIEDVRDEIWDMVKPADPLRISLQDLLSCKQGGTIASMLIDVRGFWAHDNRENLLQEEEEQVEEA from the exons ATGAGCACcgcctccggcgacggcgcggacgccggcggcgacggggccTCCTCAGCGGTGACGGCGCCCGCCGGGAGGCGGATCCCGCCGGCCTCGTCGATGCCGTGGGTCCGCAATCTCCGCCGCTTCGTTGGCACGGGCGCCGGCCTCGGATCCGAGGCCCTCATGG AACTGGAAACAAAGAGGATATTGTTGGAGATCTTCAAGGAGCGGCAGCGAAAGAGTGCTGAAGCTGGTTCCATCCCAAGTTTTTACAAGAAG AAACCTGAAGAAGGATCCATTAGCTCTAGAGTTCAGAGGTTGGCCAAGTACAGGTTTCTGAAG AAACAATCAGAACTTCTGTTGAATGCTGACGATCTTGATGCCATGTGGGTTTGTCTAAGAGAAAATTGTGTTATTGATGATGCTACTGGTGCTGAAAAG ATGAATTATGAAGACTTCTGCCATATAGCCACAGTCTGCACGGAGCAGATTGGTCAGAAATGCAAACGTTTCTTCAGCCCTTCAAACTTTATGAAGTTTGAGAAGGATGATTCTGGGAGGATTGCCATCCTACCATTTTATCTCTACGTTATGCGGACG GTCTCTCTTACTCAAGCAAGAATTGACATGAGTGAACTCGATGAAGATTCTGATGGTTTCCTTCAGCCTCAT GAAATGGAGGCATATATAAGAGGACTCATCCCCAATTTGGCACAATTGCGTGACATGCCCAcccaatttgttcaaatgtacTGCCGCATAGCTGCACGCAAGTTCTTTTTCTTCTGTGATCCACACAGACGAG GGAAAGCATGCATAAAGAAAGTCTTGCTGAGCAATTGTCTCCAGGAGCTAATGGAACTACATCAG GAAAGCGAGGAAGAGGTAACTGACACCGAGCAGGCAGAAAATTGGTTTTCCTTAACTTCAGCTCAGCGCATATGTG ATATGTTTCTTGCACTGGATAAGGACCAAAATGGTACCCTGAGCAAACAAGAGCTCAAAGAATATGCAGATGGCACGTTGACTGAGATTTTCATTGAAAGAG TTTTTGATGAGCATGTCCGCCGGAGCAAAGTTGGAGGTGGAAACAGTCGTGAGATGGATTTCGAAAGCTTCCTTGATTTTGTTTTGGCTCTAGAAAACAAAGATACCCCTGAAGGCTTGACATATTTATTTAGATGCCTTGATCTGAATGGAAGGGGGTTCCTCACGACTGCAGATATCCATACTCTGTTTAG AGATGTACACCAGAAATGGATTGAGGGTGGGAACTATGAGCTTTGCATTGAAGATGTGAGGGACGAAATCTGGGACATGGTGAAGCCAGCAGATCCTCTCAGGATCTCGCTACAAGATCTTCTTTCATGCAAGCAAGGCGGGACTATCGCCAGCATGCTTATAGATGTGCGTGGCTTCTGGGCCCATGACAACAGGGAGAACCTTctccaggaagaggaagagcaaGTGGAAGAGGCATGA
- the LOC120697440 gene encoding 1-aminocyclopropane-1-carboxylate oxidase-like: MVVPVIDFSKLDGAERAETMAQIANGCEEWGFFQLVNHGIPLELLERVKKVCSECYRLREAGFKASEPVRTLEALVEAERRGEAVTPVDDMDWEDIFYIHDGNQWPSDPPAFKETMREYRAELRKLAERVMEAMDENLGLEKGAIQRAFSGEGRHEPFFGTKVSHYPPCPRPDLITGLRAHTDAGGIILLFQDDQVGGLEVLKDGRWTDVQPLAGAIVVNTGDQIEVLSNGRYRSAWHRVLPMPDGNRRSIASFYNPANEATISPAVASGEAYPKYIFGDYMDVYAQQKFQAKEPRFEAVKAPKSSPAA; the protein is encoded by the exons ATGGTGGTTCCGGTGATCGACTTCTCGAAGCTCGATGgcgccgagagggccgagaccATGGCGCAGATCGCCAATGGCTGCGAGGAGTGGGGATTCTTTCAG CTGGTGAACCATGGCATCCCGCTGGAGCTTCTTGAGCGCGTCAAGAAGGTGTGCTCCGAGTGCTACCGCCTCCGGGAGGCTGGGTTCAAGGCGTCGGAGCCGGTGCGCACGCTGGAGGCGCTCGtggaggcggagcggcgcggcgaggcggtgaCGCCGGTAGACGACATGGACTGGGAGGACATCTTCTACATCCACGACGGCAACCAGTGGCCGTCCGACCCACCGGCGTTCAAGGAGACGATGCGCGAGTACCGCGCCGAGCTCAGGAAGCTCGCGGAGCGCGTGATGGAGGCCATGGACGAGAACCTCGGGCTGGAGAAGGGCGCCATCCAGCGCGCCTTCTCCGGCGAGGGGCGGCACGAGCCCTTCTTCGGCACCAAGGTCAGCCACTACCCGCCGTGCCCGCGCCCGGACCTCATCACCGGTCTGCGCGCGCACACGGACGCCGGCGGCATCATCCTGCTGTTCCAGGACGACCAGGTCGGCGGCCTCGAGGTGCTCAAGGACGGCCGGTGGACCGACGTgcagccgctcgccggcgccatCGTCGTCAACACCGGCGACCAGATCGAGGTGCTCAGCAATGGCCGGTACCGCAGCGCGTGGCACCGCGTCCTGCCCATGCCCGACGGCAACCGCCGCTCCATCGCCTCCTTCTACAACCCGGCGAACGAGGCCACCATCTCGCCGGCGGTTGCCAGCGGCGAGGCGTACCCCAAGTACATCTTCGGCGACTACATGGACGTGTACGCCCAGCAGAAGTTCCAGGCCAAGGAGCCACGGTTCGAGGCCGTCAAGGCGCCCAAGTCATCTCCAGCGGcttaa